One Brassica napus cultivar Da-Ae chromosome A1, Da-Ae, whole genome shotgun sequence genomic region harbors:
- the LOC106365247 gene encoding nuclear poly(A) polymerase 4 isoform X3, translating to MMVGTQSVNSPKSYGITKPLSLAGPSAADFKRNLELEKFLVDEGLYESEEDTMRREEVLGRIDQIVKHWVKQLTQQRGYTDQMVEDANAVIFTFGSYRLGVHGPEADIDTLCVGPSYVNREEDFFMILHDMLAEMEEVTELQPVPDAHVPVMKFKFQGISIDLLYASISRLIVPQDLDISNSSVLCDVDEPTVRSLNGCRVADQILKLVPNFEHFRTTLRCLKYWAKRRGVYSNVTGFLGGVNWALLVARVCQLYPNAIPSMLVSRFFRVYTQWRWPNPVMLCAIEEDELGFPVWDPRKNHRDRYHLMPIITPAYPCMNSSYNVSQSTLRVMTEQFQFGNNILQEIELNKQHWSSLFEQYMFFEAYKNYLQVDIVAADAEDLLAWKGWVESRFRQLTLKIERDTNGMLMCHPQPNEYVDASREFLHCAFFMGLQRAEGVGGQECQQFDIRGTVEEFRQEVNMYMFWKPGMDVYVSHVRRRQLPSFVFPVGYRRPRPSRHQNQPGGRTGEDGTVSNSVVERHVKRKNDNEMMDARPEKPEKRASLSPHSLDIVSPDNSAITTGCTPPLCNLRRSPSEGIEAANLNTDSPELANLARDECNSGSEQALEVDSMALVQKCSDPAEAFGKCVTPDSSDVVATESCQEENLDRDLRSVSISVVDEVERESKSRGGTRITGEIAESVQLSRSCGQNRDYEGFEFAATKPDPFVGKGNLYSQSGIPEDLQSNSLVSGMEKAEDGASSNRLSLKSTV from the exons ATGATGGTGGGTACTCAATCGGTGAATTCCCCTAAGAGCTATGGGATCACGAAGCCTCTCTCGCTTGCTGGCCCTTCCGCGGCTGATTTTAAGCGTAACCTCGAGCTTGAGAAG tttttggtTGACGAGGGACTATATGAGAGCGAGGAGGATACTATGCGGAGAGAGGAGGTTCTCGGGCGCATTGATCAG ATTGTGAAGCACTGGGTGAAGCAGTTAACTCAGCAAAGAGGCTATACGGACCAAATGGTGGAGGATGCAAATGCTGTCATTTTTACCTTTGGTTCTTACCGACTTGGA GTGCATGGGCCTGAGGCTGACATTGACACTCTGTGTGTTGGGCCATCTTATGTTAACCGGGAG GAGGATTTCTTTATGATCTTGCATGATATGTTGGCTGAAATGGAAGAAGTGACTGAACTTCAACCTGTTCCGGACGCTCATGTTCCGGTCATGAAATTTAAGTTTCAAGGAATATCGATTGATCTGCTCTACGCTAGCATATCTCGTTTAATTGTGCCACAG GATCTCGATATATCCAACTCTTCTGTGCTGTGTGATGTTGATGAGCCAACCGTTAGGAGTCTTAATGGTTGTAGAGTTGCTGATCAGATTCTTAAACTCGTTCCAAATTTTGAG CACTTTCGGACAACACTAAGATGCCTGAAGTACTGGGCTAAGAGGCGTGGAGTCTACTCAAAT GTGACTGGATTTCTGGGCGGTGTAAACTGGGCACTTTTGGTAGCTCGTGTGTGCCAGCTCTATCCGAATGCAATTCCTAGTATGCTTGTTTCTCGGTTTTTCAGAGTATATACTCAGTGGCGGTGGCCAAACCCGGTTATGCTTTGTGCTATCGAAGAGGATGAGCTTGGATTTCCTGTTTGGGACCCTCGCAAGAACCATCGTGATCGCTATCACCTTATGCCAATAATCACTCCAGCTTACCCATGCATGAATTCTAGTTACAATGTCTCTCAAAGCACTCTTCGCGTTATGACAGAGCAGTTCCAGTTTGGTAACAATATCTTGCAA GAGATTGAATTAAATAAGCAACACTGGAGCTCTTTGTTTGAACAGTATATGTTCTTCGAGGCATATAAAAACTACCTGCAAGTTGATATAGTAGCAGCAGATGCTGAGGATTTATTGGCTTGGAAGGGTTGGGTGGAGTCACGGTTCAGACAGCTTACCTTAAAG ATAGAAAGAGATACAAACGGAATGTTAATGTGCCATCCCCAACCAAATGAGTATGTCGACGCGTCTAGGGAGTTTCTTCATTGTGCCTTTTTCATGGGCTTGCAAAGGGCAGAGGGAGTTGGTGGTCAAGAGTGTCAGCAGTTTGATATCCGTGGTACGGTCGAGGAGTTCAGACAAGAAGTAAACATGTATATGTTCTGGAAGCCTGGGATGGATGTGTATGTTTCTCATGTGCGTAGACGACAGCTTCCATCTTTTGTTTTCCCAGTTGGTTACAGAAGGCCACGGCCTTCTAGGCACCAGAATCAACCGGGTGGAAGaactggtgaagatggtacAGTTTCCAATTCTGTGGTGGAGAGGCATGTGAAGAGAAAGAACGACAATGAAATGATGGATGCTCGGCCAGAGAAACCTGAGAAGCGCGCATCTCTTAGTCCACACAGTTTAGACATTGTTTCTCCTGACAATAGTGCTATCACTACTGGTTGTACCCCTCCTTTATGTAACCTTAGGAGGTCACCTAGTGAGGGAATTGAGGCTGCAAATTTGAACACTGATAGTCCTGAACTCGCAAACCTTGCTCGAGATGAGTGTAACTCTGGCAGCGAGCAAGCTCTGGAAGTAGATAGTATGGCTCTTGTTCAGAAATGCTCTGATCCAGCTGAGGCTTTTGGAAAGTGTGTGACACCTGATTCTAGTGATGTGGTAGCAACTGAAAGTTGTCAGGAAGAGAACTTAGATCGTGATTTGAGGTCTGTATCGATCAGTGTTGTCGATGAAGTCGAGAGGGAATCAAAGTCACGTGGTGGTACGCGGATAACTGGGGAGATTGCGGAGAGTGTTCAGCTGAGTAGATCTTGCGGGCAGAACCGTGATTACGAG GGATTCGAGTTTGCTGCTACAAAGCCAGATCCTTTTGTGGGAAAGGGAAACTTGTACTCTCAAAGTGGCATACCAGAAGACCTTCAG TCAAACTCTTTGGTCAGCGGGATGGAGAAGGCAGAAGACGGAGCTAG CAGCAACAGGTTGAGCTTAAAGTCCACTGTGTGA
- the LOC106365247 gene encoding nuclear poly(A) polymerase 4 isoform X5, translating into MMVGTQSVNSPKSYGITKPLSLAGPSAADFKRNLELEKFLVDEGLYESEEDTMRREEVLGRIDQIVKHWVKQLTQQRGYTDQMVEDANAVIFTFGSYRLGVHGPEADIDTLCVGPSYVNREEDFFMILHDMLAEMEEVTELQPVPDAHVPVMKFKFQGISIDLLYASISRLIVPQDLDISNSSVLCDVDEPTVRSLNGCRVADQILKLVPNFEHFRTTLRCLKYWAKRRGVYSNVTGFLGGVNWALLVARVCQLYPNAIPSMLVSRFFRVYTQWRWPNPVMLCAIEEDELGFPVWDPRKNHRDRYHLMPIITPAYPCMNSSYNVSQSTLRVMTEQFQFGNNILQEIELNKQHWSSLFEQYMFFEAYKNYLQVDIVAADAEDLLAWKGWVESRFRQLTLKIERDTNGMLMCHPQPNEYVDASREFLHCAFFMGLQRAEGVGGQECQQFDIRGTVEEFRQEVNMYMFWKPGMDVYVSHVRRRQLPSFVFPVGYRRPRPSRHQNQPGGRTGEDGTVSNSVVERHVKRKNDNEMMDARPEKPEKRASLSPHSLDIVSPDNSAITTGCTPPLCNLRRSPSEGIEAANLNTDSPELANLARDECNSGSEQALEVDSMALVQKCSDPAEAFGKCVTPDSSDVVATESCQEENLDRDLRSVSISVVDEVERESKSRGGTRITGEIAESVQLSRSCGQNRDYEGFEFAATKPDPFVGKGNLYSQSGIPEDLQSNSLVSGMEKAEDGARLLT; encoded by the exons ATGATGGTGGGTACTCAATCGGTGAATTCCCCTAAGAGCTATGGGATCACGAAGCCTCTCTCGCTTGCTGGCCCTTCCGCGGCTGATTTTAAGCGTAACCTCGAGCTTGAGAAG tttttggtTGACGAGGGACTATATGAGAGCGAGGAGGATACTATGCGGAGAGAGGAGGTTCTCGGGCGCATTGATCAG ATTGTGAAGCACTGGGTGAAGCAGTTAACTCAGCAAAGAGGCTATACGGACCAAATGGTGGAGGATGCAAATGCTGTCATTTTTACCTTTGGTTCTTACCGACTTGGA GTGCATGGGCCTGAGGCTGACATTGACACTCTGTGTGTTGGGCCATCTTATGTTAACCGGGAG GAGGATTTCTTTATGATCTTGCATGATATGTTGGCTGAAATGGAAGAAGTGACTGAACTTCAACCTGTTCCGGACGCTCATGTTCCGGTCATGAAATTTAAGTTTCAAGGAATATCGATTGATCTGCTCTACGCTAGCATATCTCGTTTAATTGTGCCACAG GATCTCGATATATCCAACTCTTCTGTGCTGTGTGATGTTGATGAGCCAACCGTTAGGAGTCTTAATGGTTGTAGAGTTGCTGATCAGATTCTTAAACTCGTTCCAAATTTTGAG CACTTTCGGACAACACTAAGATGCCTGAAGTACTGGGCTAAGAGGCGTGGAGTCTACTCAAAT GTGACTGGATTTCTGGGCGGTGTAAACTGGGCACTTTTGGTAGCTCGTGTGTGCCAGCTCTATCCGAATGCAATTCCTAGTATGCTTGTTTCTCGGTTTTTCAGAGTATATACTCAGTGGCGGTGGCCAAACCCGGTTATGCTTTGTGCTATCGAAGAGGATGAGCTTGGATTTCCTGTTTGGGACCCTCGCAAGAACCATCGTGATCGCTATCACCTTATGCCAATAATCACTCCAGCTTACCCATGCATGAATTCTAGTTACAATGTCTCTCAAAGCACTCTTCGCGTTATGACAGAGCAGTTCCAGTTTGGTAACAATATCTTGCAA GAGATTGAATTAAATAAGCAACACTGGAGCTCTTTGTTTGAACAGTATATGTTCTTCGAGGCATATAAAAACTACCTGCAAGTTGATATAGTAGCAGCAGATGCTGAGGATTTATTGGCTTGGAAGGGTTGGGTGGAGTCACGGTTCAGACAGCTTACCTTAAAG ATAGAAAGAGATACAAACGGAATGTTAATGTGCCATCCCCAACCAAATGAGTATGTCGACGCGTCTAGGGAGTTTCTTCATTGTGCCTTTTTCATGGGCTTGCAAAGGGCAGAGGGAGTTGGTGGTCAAGAGTGTCAGCAGTTTGATATCCGTGGTACGGTCGAGGAGTTCAGACAAGAAGTAAACATGTATATGTTCTGGAAGCCTGGGATGGATGTGTATGTTTCTCATGTGCGTAGACGACAGCTTCCATCTTTTGTTTTCCCAGTTGGTTACAGAAGGCCACGGCCTTCTAGGCACCAGAATCAACCGGGTGGAAGaactggtgaagatggtacAGTTTCCAATTCTGTGGTGGAGAGGCATGTGAAGAGAAAGAACGACAATGAAATGATGGATGCTCGGCCAGAGAAACCTGAGAAGCGCGCATCTCTTAGTCCACACAGTTTAGACATTGTTTCTCCTGACAATAGTGCTATCACTACTGGTTGTACCCCTCCTTTATGTAACCTTAGGAGGTCACCTAGTGAGGGAATTGAGGCTGCAAATTTGAACACTGATAGTCCTGAACTCGCAAACCTTGCTCGAGATGAGTGTAACTCTGGCAGCGAGCAAGCTCTGGAAGTAGATAGTATGGCTCTTGTTCAGAAATGCTCTGATCCAGCTGAGGCTTTTGGAAAGTGTGTGACACCTGATTCTAGTGATGTGGTAGCAACTGAAAGTTGTCAGGAAGAGAACTTAGATCGTGATTTGAGGTCTGTATCGATCAGTGTTGTCGATGAAGTCGAGAGGGAATCAAAGTCACGTGGTGGTACGCGGATAACTGGGGAGATTGCGGAGAGTGTTCAGCTGAGTAGATCTTGCGGGCAGAACCGTGATTACGAG GGATTCGAGTTTGCTGCTACAAAGCCAGATCCTTTTGTGGGAAAGGGAAACTTGTACTCTCAAAGTGGCATACCAGAAGACCTTCAG TCAAACTCTTTGGTCAGCGGGATGGAGAAGGCAGAAGACGGAGCTAG GCTATTGACGTGA
- the LOC106365247 gene encoding nuclear poly(A) polymerase 4 isoform X2 — protein MMVGTQSVNSPKSYGITKPLSLAGPSAADFKRNLELEKFLVDEGLYESEEDTMRREEVLGRIDQIVKHWVKQLTQQRGYTDQMVEDANAVIFTFGSYRLGVHGPEADIDTLCVGPSYVNREEDFFMILHDMLAEMEEVTELQPVPDAHVPVMKFKFQGISIDLLYASISRLIVPQDLDISNSSVLCDVDEPTVRSLNGCRVADQILKLVPNFEHFRTTLRCLKYWAKRRGVYSNVTGFLGGVNWALLVARVCQLYPNAIPSMLVSRFFRVYTQWRWPNPVMLCAIEEDELGFPVWDPRKNHRDRYHLMPIITPAYPCMNSSYNVSQSTLRVMTEQFQFGNNILQEIELNKQHWSSLFEQYMFFEAYKNYLQVDIVAADAEDLLAWKGWVESRFRQLTLKIERDTNGMLMCHPQPNEYVDASREFLHCAFFMGLQRAEGVGGQECQQFDIRGTVEEFRQEVNMYMFWKPGMDVYVSHVRRRQLPSFVFPVGYRRPRPSRHQNQPGGRTGEDGTVSNSVVERHVKRKNDNEMMDARPEKPEKRASLSPHSLDIVSPDNSAITTGCTPPLCNLRRSPSEGIEAANLNTDSPELANLARDECNSGSEQALEVDSMALVQKCSDPAEAFGKCVTPDSSDVVATESCQEENLDRDLRSVSISVVDEVERESKSRGGTRITGEIAESVQLSRSCGQNRDYEGFEFAATKPDPFVGKGNLYSQSGIPEDLQSNSLVSGMEKAEDGARSDSLQKSQIRLLT, from the exons ATGATGGTGGGTACTCAATCGGTGAATTCCCCTAAGAGCTATGGGATCACGAAGCCTCTCTCGCTTGCTGGCCCTTCCGCGGCTGATTTTAAGCGTAACCTCGAGCTTGAGAAG tttttggtTGACGAGGGACTATATGAGAGCGAGGAGGATACTATGCGGAGAGAGGAGGTTCTCGGGCGCATTGATCAG ATTGTGAAGCACTGGGTGAAGCAGTTAACTCAGCAAAGAGGCTATACGGACCAAATGGTGGAGGATGCAAATGCTGTCATTTTTACCTTTGGTTCTTACCGACTTGGA GTGCATGGGCCTGAGGCTGACATTGACACTCTGTGTGTTGGGCCATCTTATGTTAACCGGGAG GAGGATTTCTTTATGATCTTGCATGATATGTTGGCTGAAATGGAAGAAGTGACTGAACTTCAACCTGTTCCGGACGCTCATGTTCCGGTCATGAAATTTAAGTTTCAAGGAATATCGATTGATCTGCTCTACGCTAGCATATCTCGTTTAATTGTGCCACAG GATCTCGATATATCCAACTCTTCTGTGCTGTGTGATGTTGATGAGCCAACCGTTAGGAGTCTTAATGGTTGTAGAGTTGCTGATCAGATTCTTAAACTCGTTCCAAATTTTGAG CACTTTCGGACAACACTAAGATGCCTGAAGTACTGGGCTAAGAGGCGTGGAGTCTACTCAAAT GTGACTGGATTTCTGGGCGGTGTAAACTGGGCACTTTTGGTAGCTCGTGTGTGCCAGCTCTATCCGAATGCAATTCCTAGTATGCTTGTTTCTCGGTTTTTCAGAGTATATACTCAGTGGCGGTGGCCAAACCCGGTTATGCTTTGTGCTATCGAAGAGGATGAGCTTGGATTTCCTGTTTGGGACCCTCGCAAGAACCATCGTGATCGCTATCACCTTATGCCAATAATCACTCCAGCTTACCCATGCATGAATTCTAGTTACAATGTCTCTCAAAGCACTCTTCGCGTTATGACAGAGCAGTTCCAGTTTGGTAACAATATCTTGCAA GAGATTGAATTAAATAAGCAACACTGGAGCTCTTTGTTTGAACAGTATATGTTCTTCGAGGCATATAAAAACTACCTGCAAGTTGATATAGTAGCAGCAGATGCTGAGGATTTATTGGCTTGGAAGGGTTGGGTGGAGTCACGGTTCAGACAGCTTACCTTAAAG ATAGAAAGAGATACAAACGGAATGTTAATGTGCCATCCCCAACCAAATGAGTATGTCGACGCGTCTAGGGAGTTTCTTCATTGTGCCTTTTTCATGGGCTTGCAAAGGGCAGAGGGAGTTGGTGGTCAAGAGTGTCAGCAGTTTGATATCCGTGGTACGGTCGAGGAGTTCAGACAAGAAGTAAACATGTATATGTTCTGGAAGCCTGGGATGGATGTGTATGTTTCTCATGTGCGTAGACGACAGCTTCCATCTTTTGTTTTCCCAGTTGGTTACAGAAGGCCACGGCCTTCTAGGCACCAGAATCAACCGGGTGGAAGaactggtgaagatggtacAGTTTCCAATTCTGTGGTGGAGAGGCATGTGAAGAGAAAGAACGACAATGAAATGATGGATGCTCGGCCAGAGAAACCTGAGAAGCGCGCATCTCTTAGTCCACACAGTTTAGACATTGTTTCTCCTGACAATAGTGCTATCACTACTGGTTGTACCCCTCCTTTATGTAACCTTAGGAGGTCACCTAGTGAGGGAATTGAGGCTGCAAATTTGAACACTGATAGTCCTGAACTCGCAAACCTTGCTCGAGATGAGTGTAACTCTGGCAGCGAGCAAGCTCTGGAAGTAGATAGTATGGCTCTTGTTCAGAAATGCTCTGATCCAGCTGAGGCTTTTGGAAAGTGTGTGACACCTGATTCTAGTGATGTGGTAGCAACTGAAAGTTGTCAGGAAGAGAACTTAGATCGTGATTTGAGGTCTGTATCGATCAGTGTTGTCGATGAAGTCGAGAGGGAATCAAAGTCACGTGGTGGTACGCGGATAACTGGGGAGATTGCGGAGAGTGTTCAGCTGAGTAGATCTTGCGGGCAGAACCGTGATTACGAG GGATTCGAGTTTGCTGCTACAAAGCCAGATCCTTTTGTGGGAAAGGGAAACTTGTACTCTCAAAGTGGCATACCAGAAGACCTTCAG TCAAACTCTTTGGTCAGCGGGATGGAGAAGGCAGAAGACGGAGCTAGGTCAGACTCTTTGCAGAAGTCACAGATAAG GCTATTGACGTGA
- the LOC106365247 gene encoding nuclear poly(A) polymerase 4 isoform X4, protein MMVGTQSVNSPKSYGITKPLSLAGPSAADFKRNLELEKFLVDEGLYESEEDTMRREEVLGRIDQIVKHWVKQLTQQRGYTDQMVEDANAVIFTFGSYRLGVHGPEADIDTLCVGPSYVNREEDFFMILHDMLAEMEEVTELQPVPDAHVPVMKFKFQGISIDLLYASISRLIVPQDLDISNSSVLCDVDEPTVRSLNGCRVADQILKLVPNFEHFRTTLRCLKYWAKRRGVYSNVTGFLGGVNWALLVARVCQLYPNAIPSMLVSRFFRVYTQWRWPNPVMLCAIEEDELGFPVWDPRKNHRDRYHLMPIITPAYPCMNSSYNVSQSTLRVMTEQFQFGNNILQEIELNKQHWSSLFEQYMFFEAYKNYLQVDIVAADAEDLLAWKGWVESRFRQLTLKIERDTNGMLMCHPQPNEYVDASREFLHCAFFMGLQRAEGVGGQECQQFDIRGTVEEFRQEVNMYMFWKPGMDVYVSHVRRRQLPSFVFPVGYRRPRPSRHQNQPGGRTGEDGTVSNSVVERHVKRKNDNEMMDARPEKPEKRASLSPHSLDIVSPDNSAITTGCTPPLCNLRRSPSEGIEAANLNTDSPELANLARDECNSGSEQALEVDSMALVQKCSDPAEAFGKCVTPDSSDVVATESCQEENLDRDLRSVSISVVDEVERESKSRGGTRITGEIAESVQLSRSCGQNRDYEGFEFAATKPDPFVGKGNLYSQSGIPEDLQSNSLVSGMEKAEDGASNRLSLKSTV, encoded by the exons ATGATGGTGGGTACTCAATCGGTGAATTCCCCTAAGAGCTATGGGATCACGAAGCCTCTCTCGCTTGCTGGCCCTTCCGCGGCTGATTTTAAGCGTAACCTCGAGCTTGAGAAG tttttggtTGACGAGGGACTATATGAGAGCGAGGAGGATACTATGCGGAGAGAGGAGGTTCTCGGGCGCATTGATCAG ATTGTGAAGCACTGGGTGAAGCAGTTAACTCAGCAAAGAGGCTATACGGACCAAATGGTGGAGGATGCAAATGCTGTCATTTTTACCTTTGGTTCTTACCGACTTGGA GTGCATGGGCCTGAGGCTGACATTGACACTCTGTGTGTTGGGCCATCTTATGTTAACCGGGAG GAGGATTTCTTTATGATCTTGCATGATATGTTGGCTGAAATGGAAGAAGTGACTGAACTTCAACCTGTTCCGGACGCTCATGTTCCGGTCATGAAATTTAAGTTTCAAGGAATATCGATTGATCTGCTCTACGCTAGCATATCTCGTTTAATTGTGCCACAG GATCTCGATATATCCAACTCTTCTGTGCTGTGTGATGTTGATGAGCCAACCGTTAGGAGTCTTAATGGTTGTAGAGTTGCTGATCAGATTCTTAAACTCGTTCCAAATTTTGAG CACTTTCGGACAACACTAAGATGCCTGAAGTACTGGGCTAAGAGGCGTGGAGTCTACTCAAAT GTGACTGGATTTCTGGGCGGTGTAAACTGGGCACTTTTGGTAGCTCGTGTGTGCCAGCTCTATCCGAATGCAATTCCTAGTATGCTTGTTTCTCGGTTTTTCAGAGTATATACTCAGTGGCGGTGGCCAAACCCGGTTATGCTTTGTGCTATCGAAGAGGATGAGCTTGGATTTCCTGTTTGGGACCCTCGCAAGAACCATCGTGATCGCTATCACCTTATGCCAATAATCACTCCAGCTTACCCATGCATGAATTCTAGTTACAATGTCTCTCAAAGCACTCTTCGCGTTATGACAGAGCAGTTCCAGTTTGGTAACAATATCTTGCAA GAGATTGAATTAAATAAGCAACACTGGAGCTCTTTGTTTGAACAGTATATGTTCTTCGAGGCATATAAAAACTACCTGCAAGTTGATATAGTAGCAGCAGATGCTGAGGATTTATTGGCTTGGAAGGGTTGGGTGGAGTCACGGTTCAGACAGCTTACCTTAAAG ATAGAAAGAGATACAAACGGAATGTTAATGTGCCATCCCCAACCAAATGAGTATGTCGACGCGTCTAGGGAGTTTCTTCATTGTGCCTTTTTCATGGGCTTGCAAAGGGCAGAGGGAGTTGGTGGTCAAGAGTGTCAGCAGTTTGATATCCGTGGTACGGTCGAGGAGTTCAGACAAGAAGTAAACATGTATATGTTCTGGAAGCCTGGGATGGATGTGTATGTTTCTCATGTGCGTAGACGACAGCTTCCATCTTTTGTTTTCCCAGTTGGTTACAGAAGGCCACGGCCTTCTAGGCACCAGAATCAACCGGGTGGAAGaactggtgaagatggtacAGTTTCCAATTCTGTGGTGGAGAGGCATGTGAAGAGAAAGAACGACAATGAAATGATGGATGCTCGGCCAGAGAAACCTGAGAAGCGCGCATCTCTTAGTCCACACAGTTTAGACATTGTTTCTCCTGACAATAGTGCTATCACTACTGGTTGTACCCCTCCTTTATGTAACCTTAGGAGGTCACCTAGTGAGGGAATTGAGGCTGCAAATTTGAACACTGATAGTCCTGAACTCGCAAACCTTGCTCGAGATGAGTGTAACTCTGGCAGCGAGCAAGCTCTGGAAGTAGATAGTATGGCTCTTGTTCAGAAATGCTCTGATCCAGCTGAGGCTTTTGGAAAGTGTGTGACACCTGATTCTAGTGATGTGGTAGCAACTGAAAGTTGTCAGGAAGAGAACTTAGATCGTGATTTGAGGTCTGTATCGATCAGTGTTGTCGATGAAGTCGAGAGGGAATCAAAGTCACGTGGTGGTACGCGGATAACTGGGGAGATTGCGGAGAGTGTTCAGCTGAGTAGATCTTGCGGGCAGAACCGTGATTACGAG GGATTCGAGTTTGCTGCTACAAAGCCAGATCCTTTTGTGGGAAAGGGAAACTTGTACTCTCAAAGTGGCATACCAGAAGACCTTCAG TCAAACTCTTTGGTCAGCGGGATGGAGAAGGCAGAAGACGGAGCTAG CAACAGGTTGAGCTTAAAGTCCACTGTGTGA